The Thermus aquaticus DNA window CACAAGATGCTCCGCGAGGGGAAGATCCAGGCGGAACGGGTGGGGGAGTGGTGGATGGTCCGGGAGGAGGTGCCGGAGGAAGGCCCGGCCCAGGGCAGGGTCCTCACCCTCTTCACCCACGCCGGGGGGGCGGGGAAGACCTCCCTCACCCGGGACCTCGGCTATGAGATGGCCTCGAGGGGGAAGCGGGTGCTCCTGGTGGACATGGACCCCCAGGCTAACCTCTCCGCCTGGTTGGGACATGAGGAGGTTCCAGAAGAGGAAACCGCCCTCGCCGTGTTCGAAGGTCGAGCCACCCCTCAGCCCAAGGAAGTTCTGCCCAACCTCCACCTTCTCCCCGCCCAGGTGGAGTTGGCCCGGGCCGAGGTTCTCCTCTCCCGCGAGCCCCACAACGCCTTTGCCCTCCGGGGAGCGCTAAACGAGCTTCGGGAGGTCTACGACCTCATCCTCGTGGACTCGCTTCCCTCCCTGGGCTCTCTGGCGGTGGCCGCTGCCTTGGCTGGGGACGGGCTTGTCGTTCCCGTGGAGCTTTCCCGGAAGGGGGCCCAGGCCTTGCGCACCGTGGTCCAGGTGGCCCGCGGCTATGGGATTTCCCTTCAGCGGATGCGCCTTTGGGCGGGTCGGAGCTTCGTGCGCCTGGTGGTTCCCACCCATGCGGAGGGCACCGCCCGGGACCGGGAGGCCCTGCAGGCCCTCGAGGAGGCCCTGAGCGGAGCTGTGCCCGTGGCCCCACCCCTGACCAGGAGGCCCGCCGTGTACCGGGAGGCTCAGGCTAAGGGCGTACCCGTTCAGCTGGTAGGGGGAGATGAGGTGATCCGAGAGTTCAAGGCCCTTGGCGACCTCGTGGAGGAGACGCTTCTGCGGGAGGAGGTGGCGGCGTGAAGCGCAACCCCATCAGCCCCTTTCTACCTCCTGATCTGGCCCGGGCCCTGGACCTCTCCGAGGTAGGGGGCGGGCGCCTCCTCCCCCTCGAGGCCCTCTCCCCCCGTCCCCAGCCCCGGCGCCGCTTCGAGGAAGCCTCCCTGAAGGCCCTGGCGGAGTCCGTCCGGGCGCACGGGGTTCTGGAGCCCCTCCTGGTGCGGCCCTTGGGGGACGGGAAGTACGCCATCGTGGCCGGGGAGAGGCGGTACCGGGCCGCGAGGATGGCGGGGCTTTCCGAGGTCCCGGTGCGGGTGGTGGAGCTCTCCGAAAAGGAGGCGAAGCTTTTCGCCCTGGTGGAGAACCTTCAGCGGGAGGACCTGAACCCCTACGAGGAGACCCTGGGGGTCCTGGACCTCCTGTCGGAAGACTTGGGGAGGCCCGTGGAGGAGGTGGTGGCCCTGCTCCACCGGATGCGGGACGAGGCGAGGAGGAAAGTTCCCCAAAACGTTTTGGGGAGCCTCGAGGCCCGGAGGGTGGAGGAGGTCTTCCGGGCCCTGGGCCGCATGGGTTGGGAGTCCTTCGTCCAGGCCCGCCTCCCCCTCCTCAACCTCCCCGAGAACCTCAAGGCGGCCCTGGAGGAGGGGTCCATCCCCTACACCGCCGCCCTGGAGCTCAAGAAGGTGAAGGACGAGTCCTCGCGGAAGGCCCTCCTGGAGGAGGCGAGGGCGGGCCTCTCCCTGCGGGACCTGAAGGCCCGGGTGCGGGAGCTTTTGCAGAAGGAGAAGGCCCCCAAGCCCTGGCACCGGGAGGTGGGGGAGAGGCTCTTGCGGCTGGACCTCGAGGCCCTGCTCCCTGAAAAGCGGGCCAGGGTAGAAGCGCTCTTAGCGGAGCTCAAGGAACTGCTTGGTTAGGTGCGGTTTTTCTCTAGGAGGCGGGGGCGAAGGTGGAGGCGCAAGGTCAGCTGAGCCAAGGTCTGGTGGAGGAAGTGAGGAGCCAACTCAAGGAGGGTCCTGAGCAGGAGCAGGTGGTGGGCCCCTTAGTGCAGTATCTCCTTACCAAAGGCTATAAACTTGAGCAGATCCGCTTCGGCAAGAGGGAGTGGCGGGTGCCCAAGAGCCCCTCGGAGGCCCACAAGCGGGAGAAGGGGAGAAGCTATGAGGGTTTCCCCGTTGACATCGCTATCTTTGACACCTCTACGGAGGATCCTTCTCTTCCTCGCATCGTTATTGAGACCAAACAACCCAAGGAGGAAGCCGGGATCTCTCAACTGCAGGCTTACATGTCCCTGGAACCTTCTGTAGAGCTTGGAATCTGGACCAACTCCGCTGACCCTTCCGCTCCCGCCCTTTTCCTCTACCGTGGAGAGGCGCATCCTAGGCGCAAGCTGGTCAAGGACATCCCCTCTCCCGGGGACCCGATAGTGCCTGACCGCGTACCTCTTCGGTACAAGGACTTGACCGTTCCTAGCCAGGACGTCTTGAGAAAACTCTTCTCCGACCTCATGGACCGCTTGGCCTCCGAAGACGCTAACGTGGTCCGTCCTGATGACCGCCTGAGCGAGCTTTGCAACCTCATCCTTTTGAAGCTGGATGGCGACAGGAGAGCCAAGGCCGAAGGAGAGGAGGCGGAGGTGCGCTGGCGGGCCCTCTCCACTCCCGAGGACACCGCGCGGATGATCCGGGAGTGGTTCCGCAACTTTACCCGGGTCTACCCCGAGCTCTTCACCAGCGAGGAGGAGCGGACGCTGAGGCTGACGGACCGTTCTATCCACCTGGTGGTGGAGGCTTTGGAGGGGTACCGCCTCATCGAGGCGGGAAGCGAGGCGGTGGCCCAGGCCTTCCAGGTGCTCCGGACGGAGGCCCTGCGCTCGGCGGACGGCCAGTTCTTCACCCCCCAGTCGGTCATCAAAGCGGGCGTGGTCCTTACGGAGGTGGAGTGGGACGACTTGGTGATCGATCCAGCTTGCGGTACTGGGGGCTTTTTGATCGAGGCCTTCTTCAACCTGGTGGAGAAAGCGAAGGGAGACCCCACTCAAGCGGTCCGCTGGGCCCAGACCCACCTCTACGGGGTGGACAAGGACCACGTGGCCGTCAAGTTGGCCAAGGCGGTCATGCAGATCGGTGGGGACGGCTCGGCCCATATCTTCCGGGGAGACTCCATCAGGAGGCACGAGTGGCCCAAGAGCTTTCCTCACCTGCAGTCCGAACTGCAGGAGGGGCGCTTTGACCTGGTGCTCACCAACCCTCCCTTCGGTAAGGACCTGGTAGTAAGCAGAGAAGACCTCGCCCAAAGCGGCTTTTCTATCCACCTGGCGGATGGGGGCTCTATGAAGAAGGTTCCCATAGGCCTGGTCTTCCTGGAGCTCGCCTACTGGCTCCTAAAGCCTGGAGGGCGTGTGGGGATCGTTCTTCCCGAAACCTACTTCTTCAGCCGCTCCTACCGCTGGGTGATGGACTGGCTCCGCCCCCGCCTTCGCCCCCTGGTGGTGGCCAATATCCCTATGGAGGCCTTTCAGCAATATGCCAGGGCTAAGACTAGCTTTTTCGTCTTTGAGAAGCTCGCAAGCGAGCCCGACCTCGAGGCCCCTGTCCTCTTCCTCAACCCCCACACCTGTGGCATAGGCCCTGACGGGAAGGACATCCCCGACAACGAGCTCTGGGAGCACGTGCTCTTGAGCAAGAAAGGCGAGCTTCCCCCTGGAGCCGTTCAGGTGAGGCTTGGGGAGGTGTATCGGCGAGGGGTGCTCGTCCCCCGCTACTACGACCCCAGGTACGAAGAGCCCCTAAACCGCCTTCTGGAGGAAAAGGGCCTCGAGGGGGTGAGCCTGGGAGAGCTGGTGGAGAGAGGCTTCCTGGAGTACCGCTTCGGCCACGGTAGCCCGGATCGCCTGAACCGTAGGGGCGAGGTCCCCTACATCAAGGTGAGCGACCTCCGGGCTGGAAGGGTGAACGTCAACCCCACCAACCTGGTCCCGAGGGAGGTGGCGAGGAGGCTCTGGAGAGGGGAGGAGAGCGGGCTTCGGGCTTGGGATCTCCTCACTCCCATCCGGGCGAGTAGCAATATTGGGGAGTTTGCCGTCCTGCTCCCTGGCGAGGAGGAGCGGGTGCTAACCAAGGAGGTGCTCGTCCTGAGGAGCACGGAGGAGGGCGAAAGGGAGGGGTACACGCCTTTCTACCTCTTCTGGGCTCTCTCTTTGAGGGCGGTCAGGGAAAGCTGGCGGCGGGTCACTCTGATGCAGACGAACCGGGAGGACGTAGGAGACTACTGGAAAGAGGTGAGGATCCCGAAACCGAAGAGCCCCAGCTGGGCGGAAGAGGTGAGCCGCCCCGTTCGGGAATACCTTGAGGGTCT harbors:
- a CDS encoding ParA family protein, producing MARVKLKPLALWARERGLPYSTAHKMLREGKIQAERVGEWWMVREEVPEEGPAQGRVLTLFTHAGGAGKTSLTRDLGYEMASRGKRVLLVDMDPQANLSAWLGHEEVPEEETALAVFEGRATPQPKEVLPNLHLLPAQVELARAEVLLSREPHNAFALRGALNELREVYDLILVDSLPSLGSLAVAAALAGDGLVVPVELSRKGAQALRTVVQVARGYGISLQRMRLWAGRSFVRLVVPTHAEGTARDREALQALEEALSGAVPVAPPLTRRPAVYREAQAKGVPVQLVGGDEVIREFKALGDLVEETLLREEVAA
- a CDS encoding ParB/RepB/Spo0J family partition protein, translated to MARALDLSEVGGGRLLPLEALSPRPQPRRRFEEASLKALAESVRAHGVLEPLLVRPLGDGKYAIVAGERRYRAARMAGLSEVPVRVVELSEKEAKLFALVENLQREDLNPYEETLGVLDLLSEDLGRPVEEVVALLHRMRDEARRKVPQNVLGSLEARRVEEVFRALGRMGWESFVQARLPLLNLPENLKAALEEGSIPYTAALELKKVKDESSRKALLEEARAGLSLRDLKARVRELLQKEKAPKPWHREVGERLLRLDLEALLPEKRARVEALLAELKELLG
- a CDS encoding HsdM family class I SAM-dependent methyltransferase; this encodes MTVPSQDVLRKLFSDLMDRLASEDANVVRPDDRLSELCNLILLKLDGDRRAKAEGEEAEVRWRALSTPEDTARMIREWFRNFTRVYPELFTSEEERTLRLTDRSIHLVVEALEGYRLIEAGSEAVAQAFQVLRTEALRSADGQFFTPQSVIKAGVVLTEVEWDDLVIDPACGTGGFLIEAFFNLVEKAKGDPTQAVRWAQTHLYGVDKDHVAVKLAKAVMQIGGDGSAHIFRGDSIRRHEWPKSFPHLQSELQEGRFDLVLTNPPFGKDLVVSREDLAQSGFSIHLADGGSMKKVPIGLVFLELAYWLLKPGGRVGIVLPETYFFSRSYRWVMDWLRPRLRPLVVANIPMEAFQQYARAKTSFFVFEKLASEPDLEAPVLFLNPHTCGIGPDGKDIPDNELWEHVLLSKKGELPPGAVQVRLGEVYRRGVLVPRYYDPRYEEPLNRLLEEKGLEGVSLGELVERGFLEYRFGHGSPDRLNRRGEVPYIKVSDLRAGRVNVNPTNLVPREVARRLWRGEESGLRAWDLLTPIRASSNIGEFAVLLPGEEERVLTKEVLVLRSTEEGEREGYTPFYLFWALSLRAVRESWRRVTLMQTNREDVGDYWKEVRIPKPKSPSWAEEVSRPVREYLEGLVQAQRGLLGLRAQEEEGFTFVPFLRPPSVGDKESENNPGGNTST